Within Oncorhynchus masou masou isolate Uvic2021 chromosome 17, UVic_Omas_1.1, whole genome shotgun sequence, the genomic segment gtgggagcccgacaTGCCAGCTGAGACATGACGTGGGATggcctgatgagccggctgaggcgtgggagcccgacaTGCCAGCTGAGACATGACGTGGGATGGCCTGATGAgctggctgaggcgtgggagcccgacaTGCCAGCTGAGACATGACGTGGGATggcctgatgagccggctgaggcgtgggagcccgtcATGCCAGCTGAGACATGACGTGGGATggcctgatgagccggctgaggcgtgggagcccgacaTGCCAGCTGAGACATGACGTGAGATGGCCTGAttagccggctgaggcgtgggagcccgacaTGCCAGCTGAGACATGACGTGGGATggcctgatgagccggctgaggcgtgggagcccgacaTGCCAGCTGAGACATGACGTGGGATGGCCTGAttagccggctgaggcgtgggagcccgacatgccagctgaggcgtgggagcccgacaTGCCAGCTGAGACATGACGTGGGATGGCCTGAttagccggctgaggcgtgggagcccgacaTGCCGGCTGAGGCGTGACGTGGGATGGGAGACTGCCGAGCCAGCCGAGGCAAgaaaacctctcgagccagctaaggCATGAAAGCCCGAAGAGCCAGCTGAGGCACCCCTGGTTCCTTCGGCCGCGGCACCTGGACCCGACGTCACCAACCCAAGAAAAAAACTCCCTGATGTTTCCAATAATGGTGTCTGCATTCTGTGAGGACAGATTatgggagacgagaagcaagtaaaGGGAGTGAACATTAAATAAATAACCGACATAAAACAAACAAGACCAGCGTCTAGACAGGGGGAACATAACAACAATAACGCAGACACATGGAAgaaactgaggaagtgacagatatagaggaggtaatCAATAAAGTAATAGTCCAGGTGAGTCCCATGAAGTGCtgatgcgcgtaacgatggtgacaggtgtgcgtaatgatgggcagcctggcgccctcggcagccagagagggggagcgagagcaGACGTGACAGTTGTGCAATCATTTGGGACATGTATCCTCTTTGAATTATTATGGAATTCTGACCATACATaacagtttaaacctggagcctggcgcACGGATCATGATGACAGGACCGTTGTCATCacagttccatgattagtgaggtTTATTAAGGTagatcgtcgccggaggaaccggaccgtggatcatcgccgggGACTCTGGACCGTGAATTGTCGCTGGAGTAACCCGggccgtggatcgtcgccggaggaaccggactGTGGATCGTCGCCAGAGGCTATGGACCGTGGATCAGCTCCGGCCCGTAGATCGTCACCGGGGACTCCGGACCAGGAACCCTCGcaggaggctccggaccgggaaccctctggactgcagaccgtcgctggaggctctggactgcagaccgtcgctgaaggcctggtgcgtggagctggcacagggcGTACCAGGCTGGCGAGACGCACTGGAGGCCGGGTGCGTGGAGGGGCACAGGacatactgggctgtggaggtgcactggaggtctggagcgtggaggggcacaggacatactgggctggggaggcgcactggaggtctggagcgtagagctggcacaacgtgTCCTGGACAGATGACAACGTACTGGAGGCGTaatggagacctggtgcgtgtATTTGGCACAGTCTTCACAAAGATGGCTAGCACGCTCCTCAGGACAAGTACGGAGAGCTGACTCGGGTGGCATTAAACTGAGGACACGCTCCTTAGGGCAAATgtcgtgcctcatgcaccaacacaACAGCTCtctcataactctctcctccaatttccccatcaACTCACTGACTGTCTCTGCTTCACTCCCTTCACTCCCCTCCAAGTTcaccttcctctcccagactggctctggttcacaCCTCGGCTCCGCCGACCACCCCGTGGGCCCCTCCCCAAAAGGCTGCTTCTTGGGCCTACGTCGTGACCGCGAACCCCGGTGTCGTCGCTGACCTTCCTTCGCTGCTTCagcctgcttccatggcaggcttTCACCTCCTGCCATTACTTCCTCCCAAGTCTAGGATGTCCTTAACTCCCGGATCTCCTCCCAAGCCCAGGATACCTGCTcctcctgggcacgctgcttggtcctggggTGGTGGGATCTTCTATCACGATCGTTTGTAGAATTAacagaccaaggcgcagtgtgcgcagagttccacatgtttattaatgaatgaaactcaccaaaacaatacggaacaaacgaaacgtgaagtcaaatgcagtgctcacaggcaactacacacaaacaagatcccacaacaaacaggtgggaaaaggctgcctaaatatgatcctgaatcagagacaacgatagacaactgcctctgattaggaaccataccaggccaacatagaaaaaacaaaactagaatgcccaccctagtcacactccGACCTaacccaaaatagagaataaaagatctctaaggtcagggcgagGCAATTaacaattaacccactgttccaaggccatcattggaaataataatttgttcttaactgacttgcccataaaggttttttaaaatatttatatCAACCACTGAGAAGTGTGTATGAAAGGTATGATTGGGTGCTGGTAGGTCAACATTTAATTCAGATCTCTATGTTCCATATCAATTGCCCTTCTATTTCTCTGctactatacactgagtgtacaaaccatGAACAACACCTTCCAAATATTAAGTTGCAAACACCCCCGCCCCACCCATAATTTGGAAGGTATTCTTCATGTTTTTTACACTCTGTGTATAGTAGCAGAGAAATGGAAGGGTAAGTGATATTGAGCAGAGAGATCTGAATTAAATGTTGACCTACCAGCAGTCACAGTATAGCATCACCCACTTACCCCAAGGCGGTTCAACTTACCCTTCCCTATGCCCAATTTACCCCATACCCGGGCCGgggtaagttgtgccaagagaccacttattttggacaagctatgttttcaaaactgttatgTTTACATGAGTTCTGATTATTTTCAGGGATACACTTCCTGGAaaaaatgtatactgaacaaaaatatggaacatgcaacaatttcaacgattttactgagttcatataaagaaatcagtcgaTTTAAAtaacgatcccacaggtgaagaagccggatgttgaGGTCCGGGGCTGGAATGGTTACATGTGCTgctaaaactgcacattttagagtggcctttaatacccagcacaaggttcacctgtgtaatgatcatgctgtttaatcagcttcttgataaacCACATATGTCAGGTGGATTAATTatgttggcaaaggagaaatgcacaCGGGGAAAATAAAAATTTgcgtgcacaaaatttgagagaaataagttttttttgtgtgttggtcccatgtttcagctcatggaacatgggaccaacactttacatgttgcgtttatattttaccGGCATCGCTCCTCcgcgggggggaggagggagggagagagggagcgagactgAACTGCGATAGCGATTCCGGCGTTCCTCGGCGGTGGGTTCAGTGAGTGAGTCATCGCTGGGGATTTAACCCCTTGTCTCCTGAGAGGGACGGATATAATAGGATAGAATACGACAACACCCTTGTTGCTCTTATAATCCTATTAGTGCAAATCATTGCAATGGATGTCAATAAACAACCTAATTAGTTGCTGAGTAAATGTGTGCATCATTAGAAAATACAAGATTTGCAATCTGAATGGGGTGGTAAATGAAGCCACACAATTAAATGCTATATGAAGTGTTGTCAAATTGATAGTTATTGGCCTTCACAAAGCTCATTGGTACAAGCATTTTCCCAAAAATAGCCCACCACTTTTTCAATGGGAATTGTGAATAGGGCTTAGATAAGAATTGATACAGCTAGAAACAGACAACATCCATATATATATTTAGCACATCAGTAGTCTTAGCATGCCATATCATAAGCCTAAATACTGTATAATTATGGATTTCCAGAGACTGGTTATTGCGTGCGTGCTGCTGTGATGACGCGCGGATCAGGTGTTTCTTCATATATCGCTGGGAGCTGTCCTGGTGCTGAAAACAGAACCGCTCGTCCAAAGACTGGGAGGAGATGCTATACACGTTCACTACTGCGGTCTGAGCATCTTGCTAAAGGTAAAAATCCATGCGTATGACTTGTAGCATGTCTCAAACAAAGACTAAGATGTTTTGTAGATTCATGTGTGGGCTTTCTAGCATTCCATGTTTTGAttttgtctctcctcatctctcctcctcaagTTCTCATCTCTCATCAGATCTCGGCAATCACTTGGAATTTATTTGAATAAGTGAtagctgtgtgttgttgtgaagaATGTCAAATAGTCTATTCATGTATTTTGTCACTGGGCAAAATTGCGATGTGAAGTAATTTTGATTCTATCCCTCGCGAAATTGGTTTATTAATATGGGTTTTAATAGAGATTAAGGTTTGGAGAAAGGCAGCCACAAGCTAAAGGTTGCCCTGACAACGGCCAGTGACTCATCCTGTGATGTAGGCTATAGTCATTTAAAATAGAATGATTCGCAAATATAGCGCACTTCTCCAACTTTGTATAATTTGTGCATTGAATAACCACTTATAGTCTATGGGTTATCAATGAACTGAGATTCTGCTCAAACATTGGGGACATTTAATTAAAATGCAGCCCATAGGGGGGTTTTCAGATGTTGAATTAATTACTAAACTTCATTTTTAAGCCCATGTTTTATCATCATTACTTATAAAAAGATCTGTCAGTGTATTTTGCGGAGGGGGCACACCCTCCCCAGTAAGTGGCTCCTTCCAAGGCGCACCATGGAGCAAAGATATGCAAGACAGGATGCTAGATACTCTAGTGCATACAGACAGTATCATCAGTGGAGGtgcgtttgatttgattttagctgCTGGTGATGGGCAGGACTTGCAGGATGTATGTTTGTAAATTAATTTGATCAAGCTATGCAGTCTATTTATTCCTTATTGATGAATGAATTAAaaactctgttttgttgtttCTTTGTAATACCAGCCACCTAGtaattttatgaagttggctttagctagccagctagatagGTTCCCAACCTCCCAACTAGCTACCAAGCCATTTCAAACTATCAATCAAGTTAAAATAGCTTGTCTAAGTACAGATAACTgcccaaataaaggaaacaccaacataaagtgccaccagaacagcttcaatgtgccttggcatagattcaaCAAGTATCTGAAAATCAATTGGAGGGACGCGACACCATTCTtccgagaaattccataatttggtgttctGTTGATGTGGCAGAAAACGCCATCTCAGGCGCTACTCCAGAATCACATAAATGAGATCAGGTGACAgacagtaaccggaaggttgcaagttcaagctgaccaggtacaaatctgtcgttctgcaccctgaacaggcatttgtacctggtcagctcaggggtttgaacttgcaaccttccggttacttaactgacttgcctagttaaataaaggaaaaataaaaagtGTTGACAGTTATCTGTATCTTAGCGAGCATGCCTTCTGGCAAGGCTGCTGAACTTCTtcagaaaatacaaaaaatgctTTAATTCGTGGGCTGTGATACAATATACAAGTGTGGCAGTTGTACTAAACTCCTAAAGCGTAACAGTTCTTAACtgtactgcagtgggctaaatcagggtctaaaacaaatctactttgaaaccaaagtatacacctcacacacatggttatgggcttaaataagaagacacctgtaccatgtcagatatagggttgaaatgtattccattttgagtttgcatcccactATTACAccttatatacatcacagaagactgaaatacaGTTTAAAATATAAACACTGGATTTTCAGCAGGTTTtgaattatgaaattatgaaaaatatgaataatattCCACCCTAggtaatttgactgcaggaaagggatacagaatcaatgtgcATCATTTATTAAAATGATTATTGAACAGGTAAAGAGGCCTGCTTAGATAACCTATGcagaaaaataatgattaatgATTACAGGAAAGAGATGTTTCAGGTGTTGAAAAATGCTAAATTCTCTAACCCCCCATCTTCAAATACTTTGTGCCCCCTCTAAAATAATGGGTGCCTGACGCCCCTGTGTTCAGGAATATCATTGTATTGAACTcatccctttgtctctctctctccctaggcTGAAATAAGATGCTGTCACTCTTTAAACTATCCACAGGAAAAGCTGTTGTTCTcgctttcctcctcctccatgcattCCCTGTGCAGGGCGCGTCCCGCCCTCGCCACCACAGGCTCAGAGGCGGGGAGGCGGAAGAACTGCAACCCGCCGTCTACCTGCCCAGCTCCGACATGATCAAAGCCCTGGAGTACATCGAGAGCCTGAAACAGCGGACAGACGGGggccaagagagagaggagccaacAAAAGACTATGATGAGGTCGAGAAGTTCCGCATCCTCCTGCAGCTCACCTCTCTCCAGGGTGAAGGCACACCCGAAAGGCAGTCCTCCCCGCCGGCCCAGAGGCAGCAGGACATCCCGGCTGAGCAGTTGGTGAGAGCCTTGCTCAGGACCCTCCAGGAACAGCTCGCTAGTCCCCCCAGACCCGCCCTTGTGGTGCCGGGGAATGACCGCCGCGTGCACAGGCACCCTTCAGCAAACACAGGCAGCCCCGTGAACACGCCTGCCTACAGTGGCTTCCCGAGGCCGCACAAGAAGTACCCGCTGATGTTCGAGGACGAGGAAGATAGAGACAGCCCCAAGCGCGCCACCGAGGACCTGAAGGAAAAATACACCCCCCAGAGCCTCAACAACCTGCGATCCATCTTCAAAGAGCTGCGGAAACCATCCACCTCCAACAACCAGAAGCGCCAAATCTTTGACGATGATGACGATTCATTCAGTCCGAGGAACCTGGCCTACGAGGATGTGGCGGGTGGGGAGGAGTGGATTCCTGTAGAGGAGAATGTCGAGACTGAGGAGGTGGTGAACAGGAGCCACGAGGAGTTCGACAGGGCTCTGCAGCAGAACTATgacgaggaggaggaaaagaaggaCGACGGAATGCAGATGCAGCGCAGAGCTGGCCAGAATAAAGAGGACCCAGAGGAAGATACTAAACCAGTAGATTATTACCTGTTGAAGATTCTGGGAATGAGCGAACATGAGACAGCCAAGAGGCAAACCGGAGAGCAAAAAAAGAGACTAATCCGTCACCCCATGGTGGACCCCCGGGCCCTGAACGAGCTGTTAAAGATCTCCCTCAAACTCCACATCCCCCCTGAGGATCTTATCGACATGCTGATCACGGAGGAAATCAGAAAACTAGACCATCACCCACAAGCCATCCCCCGCTACAGGACCAGCAGCAACCCGAAGATCAGATACTACAGCCGGAGACTGCCAGTCAAAAATGCTCCTGAAGACATGGACGAGGAAGACTTCCTGAATATCGTAGAAATGGAAACCATCAGTAACGACTATCCTGTGAGTCGGCGGCCGCTCAAGAATGCCCCTTCCCCTCCCAGAGTTTCAGCACCACCCGCCACGGCGAGAGTTTTAGCACCAGCACCGCCTCCCGCGGCTGCTCCAAAAGTCCCATCCTCATCCGGCCGAAGGGAAAACTTATTTATGTCGGAGCTCAACAAGATGCCTTTTAAGAGAGAATCTGACAACGATGAGGCAAACGAAGATGAGATGATGACATTTCTGGCGGCCAAAATATTAACTAAGTATCCCAGCACGATCAACAAACGCAACACCCAATCTCAGGCGAACGGACAGTTTCCTTACGAGCTATACGAACAAGCCATGAAAGATTACTTTGACCAAGCGGACACAATGACAAAGAGAGATTCAGAGGGTAATGAGGTAGTGGAGCCCGCGGAGATGCAGGTGAAAGATCAGGTTTCACAGGAGACCGCAGCTCCAGAGACGGAGGAGGAAAAGGAGCATCACGGAAAACCGGTTGCTGGAATGTAGGCTACGCCGTGAAGACAAGTGACTTAAGACATCCTCTACTAAATAAATGATGTTTATGCTATCAATAACCATTCTGCTAGTTTAcataaaatgtgtatatatagtaaaggaaatcatatattatatatataacgtATATAAGTGTGCTGGGctggaggcagtgtgtgtgtcgtGTATATATCTGAGTTCCCAATCTTGTAACATTGTGAAAATGTCATTCCGATATAGGCTAGAGATTAAGATGTCACCATCCTGCCTTCCAACCCCCTGATGCTGCAAGCGCTGTAATTGTTGGACTCTTTCGGTTGTTGTGGTATATATACGCTAATTTCTAAACCATTTTGTACATGTTCAATAGTGTGACAAGTTGGAGACTAATAAAGTATTAGCGTATTATTTTCTTCTTGCTGAGTTCTGTTGTCTTATTATAATACACTGGTCACTAGACCTACATTGATACAGTGATGATTagatatatagttgaagtcagaagtttacatacacctcaaccaaatacatttaaactcagtatttcacaattcctgacatttaatcctagtaaaaattccattttaggtcaattaggatcaccactttatttaaagactgtgaaatgtcagaataatagcagagagaatgatttcagcttttatttatttcatcacattcccagtgggtcaaaagttcacatacactcaattagtatttggtagcattgcattaaattgtttaacttgggtcgaccgtttcgggtagccttccacaagcttcccacaataagtctggtgaattttggcccattcctcctgacagagctggtgtaactgagtcaggttcataggcctccttgcttgcacacgctttttcagttcagttcagcggtatgatggctgcctggtcacatggtgtttatacagaacaatgtggtaccttcaggcattgctcctaaggatgaaccagacttgtggatgtctacaatttgttttctgaggtcttggctgatttcttttgattttcccatgatgtcaagcaaagaggcactgcgtttgaaggtaggccttgaaatacatccacaggtacacctccaattgactcaaattatgtcaattagcctttcagaagcgtctaaagccatgacatcattttccaagctgtttaaaggcacagtccacttagtgtatgtaaacttctgacccactggaattgtgatacactgaattacaagtgaaataatctgtctgtaaacaattgttggaaaaataacgtgtgtcgtgcacaaagtagaaccgacttgccaaaactatagtttaacaatacatttgttgaatggttgaaaaacaagttaacgactccaacctaagagtatgtaaacttctgacttaaacTACATATGGATTCCACAAGCTCATGTTCTTTTTATGCTTCTCTTCCTTCTAGAGCAAAGCATGGACCTAAAGAATGTTGAAGCAGAATTAGATGTACGATTCAAGTGTCAGTGGCAGCCTATAAATGACAAATATACAGATAAATGTGCTTGGTTTATCAATGCTCATCGTGCGCTTAAGTGAAATAAGGACAAACATGAAATAGTCTAGCCGATAACAGAAATACAAATCCCCAGAAGATTCAAGTATCAAAATGCACTTTAATTCCAACGTCATCAACATTCAAAATCAATAATTAGTTTTATAAAAAACAAACCGTAACATTCACCCAGATAAATAATACCCTTTCCAAAAAGGCTAGTCCCAACCAAGATTATACAAAACAAGGCTAGTCTACAAGATGCATTTCAAATGCAACTTCAAATACATATTCTAAAGAGGCACTTCTTCAATTTCCATATGATCTCACATGCACAACATGTCATTGAAGAAATCAAGAATTGATTCAAAAGCACTTCGTGGTGATATATTAGGATTGTTATAACCCTAGTTTTCAGTAACTACTTCAAGGATCCAGGGGGATGGGTGATCATATCAATAATAACAGCTAAAGTCTCGTCCTTATCTCACGAGGAAAAATAAAGCCGTATTTAGAACACAACAATCCAGGATAAAACATCCTGCCCACCTCAGCAGACAAATTccatcatagaaatagaattctGGACCTCGTAATTCCATGGATTCTGTACAGTAGGAAGACTTCCAGTTCTGGAATGGTCCTGTATTCCACATTCCTTCTTGTGTGTGTAGATCCCCGGTTCCAGTATTAGAACGCAGGCTTGCTCATGTATTCCTCCatggtctggagaggagagatggacaaaTTCATTGTGTGATCTCCATATCAACAAGCCTTGTTTTAATGTCATGAATATTCCATCACACCTACATAACATATTTGTATGTAGCTCACATCCATTAAGACATAAGCATAGAACGTTTACACACGGCACTATGCTACTAATAGAATCACAATCATTAGCCTCTAACCTTTGTCCAAATTCAAGGCCATCCAAGCTCCAGATCATAATCACTGTTGTCAATCTCAGCCTAAAGCAATGATGATGAAGGTGATGAAGAATCAAATGAGTGATGATGCAACTGTTCAGATAGCATGCAATAGAGACTAGGATCAATATGTTAGTTGTATTTCCTAAGCAAGCAGATCGTGAAACTAGGGATGGGCGTGAGTACTCGATTCAAGGTTTGTATTTGTTTGTTAATAGCCAAATAAAAGTTCAACACTTACAATGCAACTATTTAGTAGGTGGAATTTATAAgcgctgacaaaatgtcaaattCTAAGATTAACTTATTATTTGGTGACTATGTCGAGTGCAGTAAAATAATGTTAGTTCCTTTTCAGTTGTATCAGAACAACCAGTAATTGGAACGACCAATAGCATACTGCAAACTTCTTCCCCATTTCACAATAACATGCCGAATACGAGTTTTCAAATGCACATCCCTAAGTAAAAGCAAAAAGGGCCATGCAGAGTGTCGCTTGGTGCCTATAGCACCACAGAGAGGCTGCATGGATAGTACAGAGAGTAGACAGCTCCTGCCAAAGCAGACCTACAGCAACGAGAGCCAGAAGAATCTAAATGGGTTCAGTCtcatgacagacagaatgaggataATAGGGCCATAAGTAAACCCGTTAATATGGGTCATGTAGGGAAGCCTATTAgcgatgagacaggagaagagagctCATCAGGAGTCAGTCAACAGCACTGCAGTCAATCCATGAGACATTAACACCATTTCAACAGTCCACTTTCATCGGGTTTTTACTAATGAATTATAGGGTAACATAGGTACTTTTCAGTACCCACTTTAAAGAATTCATTAAAATTGGTAACTACTTGTTACTAAATGGTGCATTCAATCCGAAATAAACATTAGGTTAATTATTATGTAACTATAATAATTGTGCCAGGCAAATCATATGTAGAAAAACAGGTCAATATCAGAACGTAAGATAAAGCATTTACAATGTTGCTTctagacactgatctaaggtcagttttgaCAATTCTCCCCAAAATAGTCTCAGTTACGATTGGAAGTGGAAAACACTGATCCTCGATCTGTGTCATGGGCAACATCTACCTTGAGCGCGGTTTCTCACTCACCTCCTGTAGCATGTCTGAGGCCTCGATGGAGCGGGTTACGACCTGTTTGGACGTCTCCTGCACCTCTCCCCCAACAGAAACTCATCCAGGATGAAGTAAGCCTTTTCAAAGTTAAAGATTATGTCCAGCTCACATACCTTGGGAGAGGAAGAAGACAATTAACCAACGTTCAAGAAGTAGAGTCCAGTCTAGCACAAATCAGTTTACGGTGTAA encodes:
- the LOC135559039 gene encoding secretogranin-2b-like translates to MLSLFKLSTGKAVVLAFLLLHAFPVQGASRPRHHRLRGGEAEELQPAVYLPSSDMIKALEYIESLKQRTDGGQEREEPTKDYDEVEKFRILLQLTSLQGEGTPERQSSPPAQRQQDIPAEQLVRALLRTLQEQLASPPRPALVVPGNDRRVHRHPSANTGSPVNTPAYSGFPRPHKKYPLMFEDEEDRDSPKRATEDLKEKYTPQSLNNLRSIFKELRKPSTSNNQKRQIFDDDDDSFSPRNLAYEDVAGGEEWIPVEENVETEEVVNRSHEEFDRALQQNYDEEEEKKDDGMQMQRRAGQNKEDPEEDTKPVDYYLLKILGMSEHETAKRQTGEQKKRLIRHPMVDPRALNELLKISLKLHIPPEDLIDMLITEEIRKLDHHPQAIPRYRTSSNPKIRYYSRRLPVKNAPEDMDEEDFLNIVEMETISNDYPVSRRPLKNAPSPPRVSAPPATARVLAPAPPPAAAPKVPSSSGRRENLFMSELNKMPFKRESDNDEANEDEMMTFLAAKILTKYPSTINKRNTQSQANGQFPYELYEQAMKDYFDQADTMTKRDSEGNEVVEPAEMQVKDQVSQETAAPETEEEKEHHGKPVAGM